In Paenibacillus dendritiformis, the DNA window CGAGACGCAAGGGCAAGAGTACGCTTCCCGCGTCAGCGCCGTCCCGGGAACGAGCGAGCACCAGACCGGGTTGGCGATTGACGTATCCAGCCCCAGCGTTGGCAACGTGCTGGAAGAAGTATTCGGCGATTCGGAAGAAGGCAAATGGCTGGCGGAGCACGCCCATGAATATGGCTTCATCATCCGATACCCGAAGGATGGCGAATCCATTACCGGCTATGTGTACGAGCCATGGCATATCCGCTATGTCGGCAAGGAAGCCGCCGGCGCGATATATAGCGAAGGAACGACACTGGAGCAATTTTTGCAATAGACTTCTTAATCATGATTCGGCAAAGCAAGCCGGAGACGGGATGGCCGTCTCCGGCTTGCGCTGTCTCCCGGGCGGGTCCGGTCCATCCGTTGGGGTGTCTGCCGCTCCGCACGGCGGCATCGGCCGGCGGAGAAAAAGAGCAAGGATAATCGAAGGAAATAGTTGTAAAGTTTATGTATATGAGCGTATGGGATAATCGATCATGCGGCCCAAAACAGGACCAGACGAGCGGTTGCCGGAACGGCGCAAGCTTATGAGCGAATGGGATAATGGAGTAAAGGAAGCGAAAACGACGGTATGGGCGGTATAAAAACCTCGCCGGAACGTCGGCGGACATGACGAGCGCATAGGAGCGCCAAGAAGGGGATAATGGGGCAAAGCCAACAGATATGACTGTCAGGAAGGATGATCATAAGAACCGGAGGAAGCTCCCCTTCCCCCGGTTCTCTATGCATGCGGATTACTCTTTGGCGTACGGCTGCTCGTCACGGCGCTCGTCCGCCAGCGATTCGATGCTGTCGCGCCGGCGTTCGTTCTTCGCCTTCAGCTGCGCTTGCTCGCCTTCGCTAATTTCATCGGCATGCGCCGACAAATACTGTTCGCTCTCCCGCAGGTTCTCTACGGTATTGTCGATTGCATTCTGAATATGCGCTGCATTGTCCGCGCGGTTGTCCGGCTTTGGCATATGCAAGGCCTCCTTTGCCTTCCCGAGTATAGTGGACGCGGCGCGACAAGACAGGCGGCCCCGAAGGTCCGCCTGATCATGTCCGCGTTCGTGGCGTCATTTGATAAGGTGCATCAGCCGCCCGCTTTTTATGCCGGGTGGCTGCCGCGTCTCGGAGAAGCACCAGGCTGGCCAAGCTTCCGGACTGCCCGGCGGGAGAACAGGAACGCGCGATTGGCCGGATTCTATGGCGCGGACGCAATGTCGCGAAGAGACAGGCCATTCTGGATTCCTTTGAGCCAGTCCTCCTGATTGTAAGACAGTATCTCTTTGCGCAAATCAAGCATTTTCCGATCCAGCTCGTCTACGGCTTTGGCCGCTTCCGTCAATTCCTTAATGACGTGGGAAGGCACCTGCTGCTCGAATTTATAATAGATAATGTGCTCCAGGCTCGCCCAGAAATCCATGGCCAGCGTCCGCAGCTGAATCTCTACATAAATCCAGCGCGTATCCTCGAACAGGACCAGCGGCACCTGGACAATAATATGAAGGCTCTGATAGCCGTTCGCCTTCGGATTGGCGATATAGTCTTTGATTTCGGTAATGCGAATATCGTCGCGGGTCTTCAAATGATCGAGTATCAGGTAGATGTCTTTGACGAACGCGCATACGATCCGCATCCCGGCCACGTCATAGATCTTGTTCACAATCGACTCGAGGGTGAGCGGAAGGCCCTTGCGCTGCAGCTTATTGAAAATGCTGCTTGGCTCCTTGAGACGTGTCTTGATATGCTCGATGGGCTCATAGCCGTTGCGAAGCTTCCACTCCGCTTGGATGACCTTGATCTTGGTCTCCAGCTCTTCGAGAGCCAACTGATACAATGTCGGCAGCTGCTTCACTTCTTCGTACTGCTTCATAATGATATCGGTCTGTGACATACGAATCTCCTCGTGTAATTGCGTAGTATGCAAGAGACATCGGCAAATGGATTACCGGATTGCCCGTATGCTTCTTCTATTGTAACGGATTCGAGGGCAGAATATCAAAGCACGCTTATCCGTCGGTTCATGCCCGGCCGCTGCGGAATACAGAGCTGCGGAGGCCGCATGCTGGGACAAAAAAGGCATCTCCTTTCCCATAGTAATCGCGGGTTCCTTCGTAGTATAATAAATCACCCCCGATACATCATGGCTGAGCGGGCTTGAGGGGCGCCCGATTTGTGAAGCAGTTGTTGTACATGTTCTGTATCAGTTGCGCATACGTTGAACAAGAGGCTTGGTTCTGGAACCGGCTCTGCACGGCAACGGATGGCATGCCCGCCATGGAAGAACGGAGGGAGCATTACCCCGATTGTGTGAAGGGTCTGTTTCGATCCGCGCCGTCCTGTGTATAGGGATATGGGGCCATGTTCAACGGTGGGCATGGAAAGGGAGGATTGCTTATGAACCGAATATTGCAAAAGTTAAAGGAAGGC includes these proteins:
- a CDS encoding GTP pyrophosphokinase gives rise to the protein MSQTDIIMKQYEEVKQLPTLYQLALEELETKIKVIQAEWKLRNGYEPIEHIKTRLKEPSSIFNKLQRKGLPLTLESIVNKIYDVAGMRIVCAFVKDIYLILDHLKTRDDIRITEIKDYIANPKANGYQSLHIIVQVPLVLFEDTRWIYVEIQLRTLAMDFWASLEHIIYYKFEQQVPSHVIKELTEAAKAVDELDRKMLDLRKEILSYNQEDWLKGIQNGLSLRDIASAP
- the tlp gene encoding small acid-soluble spore protein Tlp, which produces MPKPDNRADNAAHIQNAIDNTVENLRESEQYLSAHADEISEGEQAQLKAKNERRRDSIESLADERRDEQPYAKE